One window from the genome of Pedobacter schmidteae encodes:
- a CDS encoding LUD domain-containing protein, whose translation MQENISSKELMLKKIRKALLERRDNPYPNLEDTPLYQESADHTEYPEILFAEQLTAVSGNFIYCENGIEFIENILQLAEKFNWRKIYCWEPELQDLLATYEFPFYKTDKDFEMAEVGITLCEALIARNGSVMVSNQNAAGRRLSIFPHHHIVIARTGQMVMDLKDAFKMIKDKYGNQIPSMISTITGPSRTADIEKTLVLGAHGPKELFVFLIDDFS comes from the coding sequence ATGCAGGAAAACATTTCTTCAAAAGAGCTCATGCTAAAAAAGATAAGGAAAGCCCTTCTGGAAAGAAGAGACAACCCTTATCCCAATTTAGAAGACACCCCGCTATACCAGGAGAGTGCCGACCATACAGAATATCCCGAAATTCTGTTTGCAGAACAACTTACCGCAGTTTCCGGAAATTTTATCTATTGTGAAAACGGCATAGAATTTATTGAAAATATCCTCCAATTGGCCGAAAAATTCAACTGGAGAAAAATATACTGCTGGGAACCCGAATTACAGGACCTGCTGGCCACCTACGAATTTCCCTTTTACAAGACCGATAAGGACTTTGAAATGGCTGAGGTAGGTATAACCCTATGTGAAGCGCTTATCGCCCGTAATGGCTCTGTAATGGTGTCCAATCAAAACGCAGCAGGACGCAGGCTTAGTATATTCCCGCACCATCATATTGTAATAGCCCGTACCGGGCAAATGGTAATGGATCTTAAAGACGCTTTCAAAATGATCAAAGATAAATATGGCAATCAGATCCCGTCGATGATCAGTACCATCACAGGGCCGAGTAGAACAGCCGATATTGAGAAAACTTTGGTACTTGGCGCACACGGACCTAAAGAATTATTCGTATTTTTAATTGACGATTTTTCTTAA
- a CDS encoding 3-oxoacyl-ACP synthase III family protein, with protein MGIKTKLNSVITGTGSYIPENIISGNAFLNADFYDNGVKLEKENTEIISKFTEITEINERRYIDEDQVSSNIAAIAAQRAIDDAAIDKESLDHIIFCHNFGDVKCGSNRMDILPSLAAKIKQILQIQNPDCVAYDLIFGCPGWVQGAIQANYLIQSGDAKRVMVIGAETLSRIIDPHDRDSMIFSDGAAAVIFEAQEDEQPLGIIAHKTQTYAATHGSLLVMGKSNNPDEQNGNAYLKMNGRKLYEFAVSTVPQVVKTAIDKSGIGIEDIKIVFIHQANGKMDNAIMKRVFKLYNLDTVPENLVPMTISWLGNSSVATIPTLLDLVRKGKVKDYSVNKGQYAVFASVGAGMHINAFVYRF; from the coding sequence ATGGGCATTAAAACAAAGTTAAACTCGGTTATTACGGGTACAGGAAGTTATATTCCAGAGAATATTATCTCAGGGAATGCCTTTTTGAACGCTGATTTTTACGACAATGGCGTAAAGTTGGAAAAGGAGAATACAGAAATCATCAGCAAATTTACGGAGATTACCGAAATCAATGAACGCAGGTACATTGATGAAGATCAGGTGAGCAGCAACATTGCCGCAATTGCAGCGCAACGCGCAATAGACGATGCAGCCATTGACAAAGAAAGTCTGGATCATATTATATTCTGTCACAACTTTGGAGATGTAAAATGCGGCAGCAACCGCATGGACATTTTACCTTCGCTGGCCGCAAAAATCAAGCAGATTTTACAAATTCAAAACCCCGATTGTGTAGCCTACGACCTTATATTTGGCTGCCCCGGCTGGGTACAGGGGGCCATACAGGCCAATTACCTGATACAAAGCGGCGACGCCAAAAGGGTAATGGTCATCGGTGCCGAGACCCTCTCCCGGATTATTGACCCACACGACCGCGACAGCATGATTTTTTCGGATGGTGCTGCAGCCGTCATTTTTGAAGCGCAGGAGGACGAACAGCCATTGGGCATCATTGCGCATAAAACACAAACTTATGCGGCCACACACGGTTCGCTGCTCGTGATGGGTAAAAGTAATAACCCCGATGAACAAAACGGCAATGCCTACCTCAAAATGAACGGCCGTAAACTATACGAATTTGCCGTATCAACTGTGCCTCAGGTGGTAAAAACAGCCATCGACAAATCCGGAATTGGCATCGAGGACATTAAAATTGTCTTTATTCACCAGGCCAACGGAAAGATGGACAATGCCATTATGAAACGTGTATTTAAGCTTTACAACCTGGATACGGTGCCCGAAAACCTGGTACCCATGACCATCTCCTGGCTTGGAAACAGCTCCGTAGCTACCATTCCTACCTTGTTGGACCTGGTTAGAAAAGGAAAGGTTAAAGATTATAGTGTAAATAAAGGCCAGTATGCAGTGTTTGCTTCCGTTGGTGCCGGAATGCACATCAACGCTTTTGTATACCGCTTTTAG
- the ftsH gene encoding ATP-dependent zinc metalloprotease FtsH: MKENPNTKPKLIKRIPNIPKKPQKGSKFNIFWVYAAIILGLILLQFLFSGDTAKTIPYRTFETQMLIPGDVEKIIAYKHEDVIKAEVFIKKDRLKDPKYKQYLSRNNFGNNDGPTVYFNAGTMDGLDADLKESQKNIPLDQQIRAEKQTRQSSFNSWFLTIILPVLLFIGFWIFIMRRMGGGAGGGGGQIFNIGKSKATLFDKESQVNVTFNDVAGLEEAKQEVMEIVDFLKNPKKYTNLGGKIPKGALLVGSPGTGKTLLAKAVAGEAQVPFFSLSGSDFVEMFVGVGASRVRDLFKQAKDKAPCIIFIDEVDAIGRARGKNSMMGGNDERENTLNQLLVEMDGFGTDSGIIILAATNRPDVLDSALLRPGRFDRQISIDKPDLVGREQIFKVHLKPIKTDEIVDAKKLSAQTPGFAGAEIANVCNEAALIAARRNKEFVDMQDFQDAIDRVIGGLEKKNKIISPEEKRIVAYHEAGHAIAGWFLEHADPLVKVSIVPRGVAALGYAQYLPKEQFLYTTEQLTDGMCMTMGGRVAEDIIFGKISTGAQNDLERITKLAYAMVTIYGMNGTIGNVSFHDPQNEYNFNKPYSEKTSEMIDHEVRQLIADVYTRTKELLTEKREGLEKLAQKLIEKEILFQADLEEILGKRPFDNRTTYDEFVNGTGDQKPAAEGLLHDGVTQPADPASPITPAHTES; this comes from the coding sequence ATGAAAGAGAATCCAAATACGAAGCCCAAACTGATCAAGAGAATCCCCAATATTCCCAAAAAGCCTCAAAAAGGCTCAAAATTTAATATCTTTTGGGTATATGCCGCTATTATTTTAGGGCTTATTCTTTTGCAGTTCCTGTTTAGCGGGGACACCGCAAAAACCATCCCGTATCGTACATTTGAAACACAAATGCTGATACCTGGCGATGTAGAAAAAATCATTGCCTACAAACATGAAGATGTCATCAAGGCCGAGGTTTTTATTAAAAAAGACCGTTTAAAAGATCCAAAGTATAAACAATACCTGAGCCGCAACAACTTTGGCAACAATGATGGACCTACGGTATATTTTAATGCCGGCACAATGGACGGTCTGGATGCTGACCTGAAAGAATCTCAGAAAAACATTCCTTTAGATCAACAGATCCGTGCCGAAAAACAAACCAGACAGAGCTCATTTAACTCCTGGTTCCTGACCATTATCCTGCCTGTACTGTTGTTTATTGGCTTCTGGATCTTTATCATGCGCCGTATGGGCGGTGGTGCCGGAGGTGGTGGTGGCCAGATTTTCAATATTGGAAAGTCCAAAGCCACTTTATTTGACAAAGAAAGCCAGGTAAACGTTACATTTAACGATGTAGCCGGATTGGAAGAAGCCAAACAAGAGGTAATGGAAATTGTTGATTTCCTTAAAAACCCTAAAAAATATACCAACCTGGGGGGTAAAATCCCTAAAGGAGCCCTATTGGTAGGCTCGCCGGGTACAGGTAAAACCTTACTGGCCAAAGCCGTTGCAGGCGAAGCACAGGTTCCTTTCTTCTCTCTTTCAGGTTCAGACTTTGTAGAGATGTTTGTAGGGGTAGGTGCATCACGTGTGCGCGACTTATTTAAACAAGCTAAAGACAAAGCCCCTTGTATCATCTTTATCGATGAGGTGGATGCCATAGGTCGTGCCCGTGGTAAAAACAGCATGATGGGTGGCAATGACGAGCGGGAAAACACCCTAAATCAGTTGCTGGTTGAAATGGATGGTTTCGGTACCGATTCCGGAATTATCATCCTTGCAGCAACCAACCGTCCGGACGTACTGGATTCGGCTTTGTTAAGACCAGGCCGTTTTGACAGACAGATATCTATCGACAAACCAGATCTGGTTGGTCGTGAGCAGATCTTCAAAGTGCATTTGAAACCAATTAAAACAGATGAAATTGTAGACGCCAAAAAGCTTTCGGCACAAACCCCGGGCTTTGCCGGTGCAGAAATTGCCAACGTGTGTAACGAAGCGGCATTAATTGCTGCCCGCCGCAATAAAGAGTTTGTGGACATGCAGGATTTCCAGGATGCAATAGACCGCGTTATTGGAGGTTTAGAGAAGAAAAACAAAATCATCTCACCTGAAGAAAAACGCATAGTAGCTTATCACGAAGCAGGACATGCCATAGCCGGCTGGTTCCTTGAGCATGCCGATCCTTTGGTAAAAGTATCTATTGTCCCTCGTGGCGTTGCTGCTTTAGGCTATGCACAATACCTTCCTAAAGAACAGTTCCTGTATACTACAGAACAATTGACCGACGGCATGTGTATGACCATGGGTGGACGTGTGGCCGAAGATATTATTTTCGGAAAAATATCAACCGGTGCACAGAATGACCTGGAGCGGATCACTAAACTGGCGTACGCCATGGTAACCATATATGGTATGAACGGCACCATCGGTAATGTATCCTTCCACGATCCGCAAAATGAGTACAACTTCAACAAACCATATTCTGAAAAAACCTCGGAAATGATTGACCATGAAGTAAGACAATTAATTGCTGACGTATATACCAGAACCAAGGAATTGTTGACGGAAAAAAGAGAAGGCTTAGAAAAACTGGCTCAGAAACTCATCGAAAAAGAGATTCTTTTCCAGGCAGATTTAGAGGAAATATTGGGTAAACGTCCTTTCGACAACCGCACTACATACGATGAATTTGTAAACGGAACAGGTGATCAGAAACCCGCTGCCGAAGGATTATTGCACGATGGGGTAACCCAACCTGCTGATCCTGCCAGCCCCATCACCCCAGCCCATACAGAATCTTAA